The stretch of DNA CTGTTCGCGACCGGCGGCTACGGGCGCATGTTCCGGGTCACGTCGAACGCGCACGCACTCACCGGCGACGGCCCTGCGGTCGTGCTCCGGCGCGGCTTCCCGCTCGAGGACATGGAGTTCTTCCAGTTCCACCCCACCGGTGTCTACGGGATCGGCATCCTGCTGTCCGAGGCGGCGCGGGGTGAAGGCGGGATCCTTCGCAACTCGGAGGGCGAGCGGTTCATGGAGCGCTACGCCCCGACCATCAAGGACCTCGCGCCGCGCGACATGGTCTCACGTGCGATATTCGTCGAGATCCGCGAGGGCCGGGGGCTGGGGCCGAAGAAGGACTACGTGCTCCTTCACGTCGATCACCTCGACCCCAAGGTGGTCGAGGAGAAGCTCCCCGACATCACCGAGTTCGCGCGGATCTACCTCGGCGTCGAGCCGCTGAAGGAAGGCGTGCCGATCCAGCCGACGGCCCACTACGCCATGGGCGGCATCCCGACCACGATCGACGCCCAGGTGATCGCCGACGAAGCCAACACGCCGGTGCCCGGCCTCTACGCCGCCGGTGAATGCGCCTGCGTCTCGGTGCACGGCGCCAACCGCTTGGGCACCAACTCCCTGCTCGACATCAACGTGTTCGGGCGGCGCGGCGGCGTGGCGATGGCCGAGGAGGCGCAGCGGCTCGACCACGCGCCGCTGGGCGACGAGCCCGAGCGGGACGTGAAGCGGATGCTGAACGAGCTGCTCGAGCGGACCCGGCTCGAGTCGGCCGGCGGGCTCCGCGACGAGCTGCAGCGGTCGATGGACGAAAACGCCGGCGTCTACCGGACCGAGACGGGCCTGCGCGAGCAGGAAGATCTGTTGGCGCGCTTCCAGGAGCGCTTCGAGCTCGGCGTCGGAGTGCACGACAAGGGCCGCTCCTACAACACCGACCTCATGGAGACCGTCGAGCTCGGCTTCCTGCTGGATCTGGCGCAGACCCTCGTTCACGCCGCGCGTGCGCGCACGGAGAGCAGGGGAGGACACTCGCGAGAGGACTACCCGGCGCGCGACGACGTCAACTGGCTGAAACACTCGCTCGCCTGGAAGACCAACGGCACCATCAAGCTCTCGTACAAGCCGGTTACGATCACCCGGTACGAGCCGGTCGAGCGGAAGTACTAGGAGGGGAAGATGGGTTGGACACGTGAGATCGACGCCCTCGTCGAGCGCAAGCATCTGTTGAAGCACCCGTTCTACACGGCGTGGACCAACGGCACGCTCTCGATGGAAGCGCTCCGCGGCTACGCCGGCCAGTACTACCGCCACGTGCTCTCCTTCCCGACGTACCTGTCGGCGGTGCATTCCGAGACGCCGGACCTCGAGACGCGGCAGTACCTGCTCGAGAACCTGATCGACGAGGAGCGCGGCTCCGAGAACCACCCCGAGCTGTGGCTCCGGTTCGCCGAAGGGATCGGGTGCCGGCGCGAGGACGTCCGCGCCGCGGCGCCGCTTCCCGAGACGGCCGCCTGCGACGAGACGTTCCGTCGCGTCGCCACATCCGGTGTCGCGGCCGGCCTCGCCTCGCTCTACGCGTACGAGTCGATGGTGCCGGCGGTTGCCGAGTCGAAGATCGACGGCCTGAAGCGCCACTACAGCATCGACGACCAGGCGACGCTCCGCTTCTTCACCGTCCACCTCGAGGTCGACGAATGGCACGCGGACATGGCGCGGGACCTGCTCGAGCGTACGGCTCCGGCAGACCGGCGGGCCGCCGCGGTGCAGGCCGCCTCCGAAGGCCTGGACGCCCTCTGGAGTCTGCTCGACGGCGTGACGCGAGTGTGGTGCCCGGAGGTGGCGGCCTAACCGTGGCGCGCAAGCGCAAGGAGGGCGCGCTCGTCCTCAAGGTCCTTCGGTTCAACCCGGATGCGGACGACGATTCCCACTGGGAGTCCTACACCGTCCCGTACGAGCCGATGGACCGCGTGCTCGATGCCCTCCATCACGTGAAGTGGTACGTGGACGGGACGCTGAGCTTCCGCCGTTCCTGCGCGCACGGCATCTGCGGGTCGGACGCGATGCTCATCAACGGGAAGAACATGCTCGCGTGCAAGGTGCTGATCAAGGACCTGAAACAACCCATCACCGTAGAGCCGATCCGCGGGATGAAGGTCGAGAAGGATCTCATCGTCGACATGGAGCCGTTCTTCGACTCGTACCGTTCGATGCTCCCTTACCTGATCAACGACGATCCAGCTCCCGAGCGCGAGCGGCTCCAGTCGCCCGAGGAGCGCGAGCGGTACGACGACACGACCAAATGCATCCTGTGCGCAGCGTGTACGACGTCCTGCCCCGTGTACTGGTCGAACGATGAGTACTTCGGGCCGGCGGCCATCGTCAACGCGCACCGGTTCGTGTTCGACTCTCGAGACCACGGCGCCGAGGATCGGCTGCGCATCCTCGCGGAGAAGGAAGGCGCCTTCCGCTGCCGGACGACGTTCAACTGCACCGACGCATGCCCGCGCGGGATCCACGTGACACGCGCGATCCAGGAAGTGAAGCAGCAGATCCTGTTCCGAAAGATCTGAGCGTTCGTTACCGCCCGTCGCTCCGCGGAAGGAACCCGACCCGGTCGTACGCCGTCGCCAACGTCTTCGAGGCGACGACGTGCGCCTTCTCGGCGCCGATCTCGAGCAGGCGGGCGAGCTCCGCGGGGTCGTTCTGGAGATCCG from Actinomycetota bacterium encodes:
- the sdhA gene encoding succinate dehydrogenase flavoprotein subunit; amino-acid sequence: MTTFHTYDAVIVGAGGAGMRAALEASRDVRTAVISKLYPTRSHTGAAQGGMCAALANVEEDSWEWHVYDTVKGGDFLVDQDAAEIMAKEAIDAVLDLERWGLPFNRTPDGKIDQRRFGGHTRNHGEGPVRRAAYAADRTGHMILQTLYQQCIKHDVQFFNEFYVLDLLMADDRVAGLVAYELSTGELHVFRAKTVLFATGGYGRMFRVTSNAHALTGDGPAVVLRRGFPLEDMEFFQFHPTGVYGIGILLSEAARGEGGILRNSEGERFMERYAPTIKDLAPRDMVSRAIFVEIREGRGLGPKKDYVLLHVDHLDPKVVEEKLPDITEFARIYLGVEPLKEGVPIQPTAHYAMGGIPTTIDAQVIADEANTPVPGLYAAGECACVSVHGANRLGTNSLLDINVFGRRGGVAMAEEAQRLDHAPLGDEPERDVKRMLNELLERTRLESAGGLRDELQRSMDENAGVYRTETGLREQEDLLARFQERFELGVGVHDKGRSYNTDLMETVELGFLLDLAQTLVHAARARTESRGGHSREDYPARDDVNWLKHSLAWKTNGTIKLSYKPVTITRYEPVERKY
- a CDS encoding CADD family putative folate metabolism protein — encoded protein: MGWTREIDALVERKHLLKHPFYTAWTNGTLSMEALRGYAGQYYRHVLSFPTYLSAVHSETPDLETRQYLLENLIDEERGSENHPELWLRFAEGIGCRREDVRAAAPLPETAACDETFRRVATSGVAAGLASLYAYESMVPAVAESKIDGLKRHYSIDDQATLRFFTVHLEVDEWHADMARDLLERTAPADRRAAAVQAASEGLDALWSLLDGVTRVWCPEVAA
- a CDS encoding succinate dehydrogenase iron-sulfur subunit, which gives rise to MARKRKEGALVLKVLRFNPDADDDSHWESYTVPYEPMDRVLDALHHVKWYVDGTLSFRRSCAHGICGSDAMLINGKNMLACKVLIKDLKQPITVEPIRGMKVEKDLIVDMEPFFDSYRSMLPYLINDDPAPERERLQSPEERERYDDTTKCILCAACTTSCPVYWSNDEYFGPAAIVNAHRFVFDSRDHGAEDRLRILAEKEGAFRCRTTFNCTDACPRGIHVTRAIQEVKQQILFRKI